In Terriglobales bacterium, the genomic window AACGGGTGAGCGCAGCGAATTTGCTTTTCAGGCAGACATCGAATTGCCGCAGCGCGGCTGGAGGGCATATCCAGTCACAGTCACAAGACGCATCGCTGCCAACTTTCCCAATTCGACAACTGGAGCAGACGTGCTCTTCGCCAGCGACTTGCCTCGCGCAGCAGGCATGAGCAGTTCTAGCTCGCTGGTCGTTGCATCGTTCCTAGGTTTGGCTGCGGTCGATCTTGCTGAATCAGAGCCGTACCGCCGCAACATTCGATCAAAAGAAGATCTCGCGACTTATCTAGGATGCGTGGAGAACGGATCCACGTTCCGCGAGTTGCCAGGCGATCGCGGCGTCGGAACCTTCGGCGGCAGCGAAGATCATACCGCGATTTTATGTTGCGAACCTGGGAAGATTTCTCAGTTCGCGTTCTGCCCAACCCTGTTCGAGCGCTCACTGGAGCTGCCCAAAGAGTTCTCGTTTGCCATCGCGGTAACCGGAGTAGTTGCTGATAAGACCGGCTCCGCACTGTCGAAGTACAACCGACTCTCGCTCGCGGTTCGTTCCATTCTGGAAATGTGGAATCACGAGACAGAACGTGACGACCGGTCGTTAGCCGCCGTGCTCGCCACTTCCAAAAGCGCCGAGAGCGACTTACGAAAGCTTCTCAGTTCGACGCCCATAAGTTCCGAGTTCCCGCTCGTCGACCGTTTCGAGCAGTTCGTCTCGGAATCCACCTCAATAATTCCCAAAGCAGCGGATGCGCTCGCCATGCGCGATTGGAGCCGCTTCGGCAATCTCGTCGATGAATCCCAACGAAATGCTGAGCAACTCCTGAACAACCAAACCGCCGAAACTATCTTTTTGGCGCGAACCGCACGACAGCAAGGCGCGTTTGCTGCCTCAGCGTTCGGAGCAGGCTTCGGTGGCAGTGTGTGGGCTCTAATAAAGCAACACCAGATTGAAGAATTTCTCCGGGAGTGGGCGGAAGCCTATCGCAGGGAGTTTCCGGCGCAGCAGAGTTCTATGTTTTTCCTAAGCCGACCTGGGCCGTCGGCAATGACTCTGCTCTGGTGAAAGCTGCTCGATTGCGAATCCTGCACCAGGTATATGCGGCATCAGTACCGTTGGTGGTCGCGAAGGGTGAGTTAGGACTCGGTCAGCGCGGTCCGCTCAGTTCCCGAACAATTCCAATTGTCCGCGATGCGGTTCTTCATGGTCATCGAAGACCGTTCTCCCTCCGAATTCGGGCGAAATCTTCTTCTCGTGGGTGATGGCGGCCTCCAGATCGGCTCGCGGCGAAGCCGTTCGTTCGATCTTGCGCACGAATCGATCCAGCCGTTTGAAGCCATCGAGTTTTTCAGGATGGTCTACCTTCGCGGTATCGAGCGCACGGCGGAGCACTGAGATTGATTGATCGTACGTCTTGAGCGGTACTGGGAATGGATGGCCATCTTTGCCGCCATGCGCAAAAGAGAATCGAGCCGGATCGGCGAAGCGCGTTGGCGTGCCGTGGACCACCTCAGCCACGAGGGCCAGCGATTGCAGCGTGCGCGGACCTAGCTTTTCCAGCAGCAGGAGTTCGCCGAAATCGTGGAACTCGCGTTCATAGGCGAGCGCGAGCACCGCTCCTAGACGCTTGAGATCGACATCGGGCGTGCGCACGTCGTGATGACGCGGCATGGTGAGATTGCGAGTTTCGGCAAGCGTCTTCTCCGGATTCTCGCGCACGATTTCCAGCAGCGCCTGCTGCGCCGGTGCGGCGTGCGCGTCCACCAGGTTCATGACTGTACCCTGCGACTCTCCGACGATCGCGGTGTGCGGTTCGCTGACGAAGTCGCGCACCGTGGCCGAATGCCAGTGATATCGGCGGGCCATGCCAGTGGCGTCGTTCATGCCTTGTTGAACCACCGCCCACTCTCCCTTGCTGCTCAGGACGAAGGAATGCAGATAGAGCTGAAAGCCGTCCGCGATGGCGTTGTTGTCGATGCGGGCGGTGAGTCGGCTGGCACGGACCAGCTTGTCACCGTCCAGGCCGGAGCGGCCGGCGATCACGAGCAGTTCGGCAGGAGTTTTGCGCGAGTGCTTGCCACGTCCGCCACAGACGTAGATCCCAAGTTCGTGCGCGCGGAGATTGAGTCCGCGTTTGAGAGCTCCCAGCACTGAAGTCGTGATGCCTGACGAGTGCCAGTCCATGCCCATTACGCAGCCGAGGGCCTGAAACCAGAATGGGTCGCTGAGGCGGGTGAGCAGTTCCGACGTTCCGTAATGGTACAGAACGCTCTCGCAGATGGCGGTACCCAGAACCGTCATGCGCTCGGCCAGCCAGGACGGAACACGTCCGCCGTGGAGCGGGAGGTCGGCTGTGCCGGAGCGCTTCATATTCCTATTCTACGGACAACAACAAGAACGAACACGAAGGTCACGAAGTTGAAACATGAGCTCGCGGATCGGTGGTAGAATTATATATCGATATGGTAGACAGGTAGAATTGAGCACAAATGAGCTTGAACATCAAAAACAAGGATGCTCACCGCTTAGCGAACCAGCTTGCCAAGCTAACGGGCGAAAACATGACCGAAGCCGTAACCAACGCATTGCGGGAGCGCCTGGAGCGCATAAGAGATAGGCGCGGCTCCAGCCTTGTCGAGCGGCTCTTGGCCATTGGCAAAGATTGCAGCAAACGACTGAAAGAGCCTTATCGTTCGGCCGATCACGCGGATCTTCTCTACGACGAAAAAGGCCTCCCAAAATGATTGTGGACAGCTCCGCTCTCATTGCAATCCTTAGAGACGAATCCGACGCCAGAGTTTACGCCGAAGCTATCGGCAATGCCAACTCTAGGCGTATTTCCGCAGCAACCTACGTAGAGACTGCTGCTGTGATCGATGGAAGCCGTGATCCCATAGCGAGTCGACGACTCGATGAGTTGCTTCGCCAAGCTCGATTCGTCATTGAACCGGTTACCGAAGCGCAAGCCCGGGTGGCGCGGGCTGCTTATCGAGATTTTGGGCGAAGCAGCGGCCACCGCGCCCGTCTAAATTTTGGTGATTGCTTCCCCTATGCGTTAGCAAAAGCGATGGACGAGCCGTTGCTCTTCAAAGGCAAGGACTTCGGCTACACCGATATCAAATCTGCCCTCCCATAAATGGCTGAGATTCGAGCTTCGCAGTGACGCTCCAGCAATGTAAGATGTGAAGCGCTTAACCAACCGAGAATCACGACTTCAGCCGTCTTCGCGTTCAAATCTGCCGTCGGTGGAGGAAGAATGATCGACAACTGGCGATGCTGTTCCCTTCGCGCTGCTTTGCTCATTGCGGTTGCCTTATTTGCTCCAAACGCGCTGATAAGCCAATCGAGTGCTCCGCAGCCGCCGGCGATTTTGCTGGGCACGGCGTGGTATCCGGAGCAATGGCCGGAGTCGCGTTGGGATGCCGATCTCGAACTCATGCAGAAGGCCGGCATCCACATGGTGCGGGTCGGCGAGTTTGCCTGGAGCCGCATGGAGCCGAGTGAAGGTCAGTACGATCTCGATTGGCTCGATCATGCGATCGCGGCCGCTTCGAAGCACGGCATCTACACCGTTCTGGGAACTCCGAGCGCCGCTCCACCTGCATGGCTCACGCAGAAATATCCGGAAACACTGCGCATGGAAGAAGACGGGCGCCGGGCCGAGCACGGGAATCGGCAGCAGTTCAACTTTGCCAATCCGAAATACCGCCAACTGGCGCGCAGCATTGCCGAGCAGATGGCGAAGCGATTTGGACATAATCCTTGGGTGATCGGATGGCAGATCGACAACGAGTACGCCGAAGAATCCTATGATCCAGACACAAAGGCGCAATTCCAGCAATGGCTCAAGGCCCGATACGGGACTCTCGATAACCTGAATACACGCTGGACCACAGCGTACTGGAGCCAGACCTATTCCAGCTGGAACCAGATTCCGATCGAAACCCGATACGGGAATCCCGGCCTCCTGCTGAGTTGGCGACGATTCGTGAGCGATACCTGGCGCAGCTATCAGAAGAACCAGCTCGATGTGATCCGCGCCAACTCCGATCCGCGACAGTTCATTACCACAAACATGATGGGATGGTTCGATCGTTACGATCACTATGTCGTCAGCCAGGATCTCGACCTGGCTTCTTGGGACGACTACGTCGGTGAAGGCCATCTTGATCCGGCAAAGAATGGTGCAACGCACGATCTGACGCGCGGCTTCAAGCGCAAGAACTTCTGGGTGATGGAGACCCAGCCCGGCTCAGTGAACTGGGCACCGATAAACAATGCACTCAACAAAGGCGAAGTGCGCGCCATGGCGTGGCACGCGATCGGCCACGGCGCTGACACGGTGAGCTACTGGCAGTGGCGCAGCGCTCTCAATGGTCAGGAGGAGTATCATGGCACGCTGGTTGGAGCCGATGGCACACCAGTACCGCTCTACTCAGAGGTTCAGCAGCTTGGTCAGGAGTTTGCGAAGGCGAGTCCGGTGCTCGCGGGAACTACGGTGAAGTCGGATGTCGCCATTCTGCATTCTTACGACAGCCGCTGGGCGATCAACTGGCAGAAGCACAATTCGAAATACGATCCCGTAGCGGAGATCGTGAGCTACTACAAGCCGCTGCGCGCGATCAGCCAGTCGATCGATATCGTCGCGCCTACAGCTCCGCTCACGCAGTACAAGCTTGTGGTTGCCCCTGGACTGAATGTCCTGTCGGACGCTGCCGCGAAGAACCTCGAGAACTATGTGCGGCAGGGCGGGCATCTTGTGCTGGGTCAGCGCTTGGGAATGAAGGATGACGACAACGCTCTGCAGACGGAACGTCAACCGGGTCCGCTGGTCAATCTGCTCGGCGGACGCGTCGAGCAGTATTACGCACTCACCGATCCCGTTCCCGTTCAGGGAAACCTCGGATCGGGCGAATCGAAGCTGTGGGCAGAGTTGCTGAGCGCCAAGGACTCGGGAACGGAGGTCCTCGAGACCTATGGCAAGAGCAATGGATGGCTCGATGGTCAGCCGGCAGCAATCACGCGCAAGGTTGGCAATGGCCGGATCACTTACATTGGGGCATGGCTCGACGATGCTGCCATGCAGTCCGCTGCGAAATGGATGACCGATGTCAGCGGCGTGAAACCCGTGCTTCCGTCAGTGCCCGACGGAGTCGATGTGTATCCGAGATATGGTAGCCGGGGAGCGGTCCTTATTCTGGTGAACTTCTCGAAAGCTGACCAGACGGTGCCATTGCGGACAGCGATGACCGACGTCTTAGCAGGAGGAGCGAAGCAGTCCGTGAGTTTGCCGGTGTATGGAGTGGCGGTGCTGCAAGCGTCGAGGTGAGCCAAAGGAGGAGGATCCGGCGGCTATCCTTCCCAATTCAGCAACTGCTTCAGGTTCATTTGCGAAGCAGATTCGGTGCCGCGAGGCACAGTGGGACCGATCATTAACGCTTGATTGTGGCCTTCGAACCAGACCAGGAACGACGACTGCTCGGCTCCGGGCAGGCGCTGCTGGTTTAGCCAGTTGTAGTACGCGCCGATGTCGCCGTCGATCAGGGAGCCGATCGGGTCTGGTTCGGCTGCTCCGGCATTCGCCGATAGAAGCTCGTTCATCGGTTTCTGACGCTGGCGCGGCGCGAAGCGCACCAGAAGCGTGAGCGGCTGCGCGCGCCGCAGAGCTTCACGCGCCGCCCACTGGACGAAGCTGGTACTAAAGATCTGCGTGCCTGATCCCTCGGTCAGAACTTTCATCTGAAAGCGATCGAGCACCGCGTCGTCGCCGTTGAATCCGAGATCGTCAGGCCGCATCTGGGCGAGCGTCGTCCTCAGCGCCTCAGGTCCCATTCCGGGACGCTTCGTCTGCGCATCGATCTTTTTCAAGAGTTCTCTGCGCACCGGCTCAAGCGAGGTGTAAGAAATGATGCTGAGCGCCGGATCGTGCGCCACCGGTCCGCCGCCATCGATGTACCAATGCCCGTAGTTGGCTGGATGAGCCCGAGCCCGTTCACCGACCGCATCTATCAGGCTCGCGAGCCCATTCTCCGGATCGATTTTGCTGAAGTAAGCACCGTGAGGCCTGAGCTTACGAAACAGCGCCTGGTCGTATGAAGCAACCCCTTCTCCGATAACCGTGATTCCCAATCTGGGCATCGCGGGTTGCTCGGGACGAACAGCCTGCTGCAGCAGACTCGCATAATGCACGGCGGCCGCGCGAAAGGCGTCGAGCTGATGGGTTCTCCACAGATATTCCGATAGCTGTTCTACAAATTGAGCCGGCGATGCCGCCCAGTCGAAGTCTGCCAGCGTCTGAGCGATCTGGATTGCAGCGAATCCACCGAACCACTGGGTGCGCTGTTCGGGCGAAAGAGATGCCAGGTTTTCGAGCTCCTTCTCTAATGCTCGTCGCTCAATCGGAAACTTGTAATCGTAATCCGCAACTTCTCGTAGTAGGTTTGGAAGGAAACTCAGGGGCAGAGTCTGGAATGCTCCGATGTAGTTCGTAGCCAGGCGCTTGGCTTCGGGAGGATATGAGCTGAAGTGTTCCGGTTTGAGATCGCGGGGCAGCACGTTACACCAGCTCCGAAATGGGCTTGCCTTTGGAGAGCGTGGCAGAGAATCCCAAAATGGATCCGAGCGTCGGAACCAGATCGGTTGGCTCGATGCGGCGATCGTAGATCACGCCTTCGCGAACGCCATGCCCGAGTGCCATCATCCACGTTGTACGCGAGAGCGTGTCGCCGGTGCGGTGGTGCTGGAAGCCGTTGCCGCCGGCATCTTCATCTGAATCGCGTCCAAAATCGGGAAGAATGAACAGAGTGGTCTTGCCCGCGTATTCGGGTTCAGACTGGATTGTCTTCCATAGCTCGGCGCACAGACGGTCCGTACGGCGAATTCCTTCGATATATAGCGAGTATGCACCGGCGTGGGCGATGTCGATGTCGTGCATCGTAATCCACAGCAGACTGGGCGCGACTTCACGCATCAGCCGTTTGGCAATGTAGAGCGAGAGCTCGTCGGGGCTGGAGAGCGTGCGCGCATGCGCGCGAAAATCGTCGACCGAGAGTTTCAGGATGGATTCCAACTGCTGCAGCTCAAATTCACTCCCGCCGAGTTGCGGAGCGTAGAACGGTGTTTCGTAATTGTCACGAAGCAGATGTTCGTAATCGGGGGCGCCGGAGGTCGCTGCAGTCAGCAAGTGTTTCGGCAGAATTACGCGTGCTCCGAGTCCGGAGCCGTAAGAGCGATTGCTGCTCTCGCCAATATGGTTAAATCCATTGCTCGGAGCTACCACCCAGGCATCCGATGACGGCCGTTTCTGCTCTTTACGGAAGTACTCAAATACCGTGGGGTTTTCGGGAGGCAGTGAGGCGAAGTTATTGATGGTTTCGTAAGCTCCAGTAGCGAGACTTGCCGTCGCGACATAGTGGCCGAGGATGCCGCGATTCACCACCTGGCCGAAGAAAGTCGATTGCGGAATCAGCTCCCGCATCAAATTGGGAATATTTTCCTGACCTTCAGGGGCGAAGGTCTCCTGGTCGCGCGCTCCGCCGCCAAAGGTAACTACAACTACCTTTCTCTTCGAAGTCGGAGCAGCCCAGGAGAACGCACGCGAACCGAGAAGAGTACTCCCGAGCGCGAGTCGAGCCGACGTTCGCAGAAAATCGCGACGGCTGCTGACAAGAGAACGCGCGAGTTCCTGCGCAGACTCTCGCGATGCGCGCGTCGCCGATTTCAGGAAAGTGGTAGACATTACTCTATTCGTGTGTCGCCAAGCCTATGACGAGTGTCACACGCAAATCAAGAATTCTTCTCTTCCTTCCTCACTCCGACTTTGGCGGAGACGCATTTTTGGCCGAGTACACGAACTGCCGGATCTCAGCTTTCTGCTGATCGATTTCCGCCAAATGCTGCGTTCGCAATTTTTGATAAACATCGAACTGCTGCTGGGCATGTTGCTTGTCACCAGTCCGCACGTACGCTTGCCCAAGCCGGTAGTGCGCGTCGGCTAGATCGGGATTTTGCGTCAAGGCCTGCATATATTCCGGAATCGCCTCTGCGTAATGCTTCTGGTCGGAATAGAGATTGCCCAACTGGAGATGAGCTTCGGCGAATTTGTTATCGAGCGCGATCGACGATTTCAGAAGCTTCGCGATCTCGCTAAGGTCTTGATCCGTTTGCTGCGCTCGCTTCCCTTTCCACAAGCTCATCGCGTAGTAGTAGAGCGCTCGAGGGTTACGCGGCTGAAGCTGCGCGTAACGATGGAAGCGCTCAATCACTTCATCCGCCTGATTGGGAGAGCTGTCGTAGGCACGCGACAAGAATAAGTAGCAGCCCGGATCAGACGGATTCAGGTCAGCCGCCCGCAGCAGCGACTTCACCGCATCCTCGTAGTTCCCACGCGCGTACAAAGCCATGCCCAGTCCAACCGCCAGCCGCGCCGATTTGGGATAAAGTTCGGTGGCTTTCTGGAACACTTCAACTGAGGGATCGAGCGTGCGATGCACCAGCAGTTCGCTGCCCCAGTCGAAAAGATTGCTCTCGCTGGGCTCCATATGAGCGGCAGTTTCATATTCATTGGCTGCGGCAACAAACTTGCCTTCCTTCTCCTCTACTTCCGCGAGCAGGTTGTGCAGCTCGGCGGTGTTCTTCCTCGCAATGAGTGAACCGATCGTCTCGCGCGCCTCATTCGTCTTGCCGATGAGCAGATATGCACGCGCGAGGTCGTATCCGTTGTCATACGAGTCAGGCTCGATCTTCTGCGCCTTCGCCAGAGATTCCGCAGCCTGTTGAAGCTTTCCGCGCTGAATATACAGTTCGCCGAGATTGTGATTGGCGTCGAAATTGTTCGGCTCCAATTCGACGGCTTTCGCGAACTGAACTTCGGCCAAATCGAGCTTCTTCCGTCGAACGAGGTTGGCAGCCAGGTTCGTTCTCGCCGCAGCTGAAGCCGGATTGAGGCTCACGGCCTTCTGCAGATGTTCCGTTGCTTTCGCGTTCTGAGATTCCGCGGAATATATGAGACCAAGCAGTTCATGAACATCGAAACTGTTTGGTGCCTGTGGCAGTAGTGCTTCGAGCTTTGAAGCAGCTTGAGGAAAATGACCGGCGTTGTAGTCAGCGACGGCGGACTGGAAGGATCGATCAAGATTGCGAGATTGCCCATTCGTCTGGGCAGCAAGGAGTCCGCAGGCAACGATTGCCCAAGTAGTAAAGAGGCCCAGACAGAATCGGAGAGTCACAGCCTTCGCATGCTATCACCGTATTGTGGAGCACGCGACCACATGATCGAAAAGGAAAACCGTTGTGCTACTGGCGGAGAGGCTTCCCCTGAAGCCTCTCCGCCTCTACGGCTAGTAATACAACTTCAAAGCAAACTGAATCTGTCGCGGGTCGTAGGGAGCATCGCGAGTCGATCCAATCGCCCCAAAGTTCGAGTTCGTGAAGTTAGTTGATCCAGGAATGGCGACCACACCGTTCCCGCCGAATCCCGGAGCGTTGAAGTTCGGGTGATTAAGGATGTTGAACATCTCCGCCCGGAACTGCAGGTGAAAGCGCTCCTTAATCGGGAATTCCTTGAACATTGAGAAATCGAGGCGATGGAATCCCGGCCCCTCAAGTTCGTTGATTCCGCCCAACGCAGCATTCCCGGTAAGCGGGACGCATCCGGCGGGCTGATTTGGAATGGGAGCGCCTCCGGCTCCCAAAACGCACGGCTGCGTGAATGCCTTGGGGTTGAAGAATTGAGTAACGTTATGTGGGCCAGCATAAGGATCCTGCCCAGGAATCTTCAAAGATTGGCAGCCCACCCCAGCAGCCACACCGGTGGGACAACCAATTGTGACCGGCTGTCCACCCTGTAGTGTGGCCGACCAGACAATACTCCAGCCTCCAAGCATGCCATTGGTCGCGGCGCTGGATGAGTTCATATAGCGTTTGCCGTTGCCGAATGGAAGTTGGTACGTGCCGCTGAAATGAAAGACGTTACGAATATCGAACGGAGCCAAGGCGTAATCTGCCTTGATTCCCATTCCGGGAACGCCCGGAGCCCGGTAGCCAGAAACGCTGCCGCCGTTGAGCAAGTCACGGGCGTCACTGCGCACTTGCGACCACGTGTAGGTTGCGAGGAAGTTCAGGCCTCCTGAAAATCGCTTTTCAGCTTTGGTCTGCAGCCCGTGATACGCGCTCGCTCCCTCGGTAATCGCATAGCTAGATCCACGAGCAAAGTCAGGGAATGGAATGAACTGATTCGCGTTCGCCGACGCGGGCAAGATCTGCGTGACGATGTTCGATCCGGGGAACACCTCCAAGTGGCGCGCCAGGGACGTCACGTAACCAGCCTGTACGGCGAAGGTGGGCGTAACCTCATATTCCAAGGTTAGATTGCCCCCCATGGAGTAGGGCGTTGCATAGTTGAACTGAATGCCGCGCAGGTTCAGTCCGTTCGCATTCACTAGCAGCGGATTCAGCGGGGTACAGGAGAATCCAGTCTCGAATGTCGCAGTGCCACCGGGACCAGCAGTGCTGCAGCCGGAAAACACTGGCGCATTCCCCGCGCTATTCAGGATCGGATTCGCATCGTTCGGGCTGTTAAACGTGAAATTAAATTGGAAAGGATAGTTCTCTCCGAGATTTGGCGAAAATCCGCGATTCTCGAACCCGTTGTAGAAGATGCCGAATCCCGCCCTTGCTACCAGCTTCGGGGTGACTTGATAGGCGAAACCGACCCGCGGAGCGAAATTGTTCTTTTGCGAGTTTCCGAGACCCTGCCCATAAGCATTTGTGATTGCGAGCTTGATCCCATCCTTGGTTAAGAGATCAGTGAAGCAAGTTGCGCAACCCGAAGACAAGTTATTGGCGTTGGGCCCAACTGGGATTATGTACATCGGTCCTCCAGTTGGAGGGCCACCGGGCACAAAGTTCGCCTGGTTTTCATGATGCTCGCCGACCAACCCGAAGAAGTCATAACGGAGACCGAGATTCACAGTCAGCTTTGACGTAGCTTTCCAGTCATCCTGGAGATAGCCTCCGTAATACTCCTTACCGTTATCAGTCAGCGAGATGTTCGAAATTTGGACGGTCGTCGCACCGCCCACGAAGTTGATTCCACCGGGTACCGTGGATGCAGTTGGACTTAGCAGGAATGCCGCGCGCCCGGTATTGCCACCCCCAACGTTGGGGATATCAGTGTAGTTGCCGTTGTAATCGAACTCGCCATGCGACCAGGGTGGCTGGAGAGTCGAGAACTTTACGTGCTGGAACTCGAATCCCATTTTGAAAGTGTGCTTGCCGTAGATCTTCGTCAGATCGTCAGTCGCCTGGAATGTGGAAGTCACCTCATCGGAAGGCAAGAATGCATTGCTTCCCAAGGTCTGAAGGCCGTTAATGCCGAAAGCCGGAAGACCACCATTGTTGTTTTGTTGAGGAATTCCCTGGATTCCATATTGAGCCGGGATGTTGCTCAGATCAGTCGCAACCGGACCCGCGCGGGTAGTGTGCAGATAGTTGAGGCCTGCTCGAGCAACGTTGACCAGAGTTGATGAGAAAACGTGCGTCTCCGCTAGAGCAGCCTGCTCAGCAAGAGCGGTTTGATTGCCTTGGAAAAATCCACCACCATCGGCTATTCCGCCAAAGATGCTTGGGATGAAGATGGGATCATCGACGAGGCTAAACCGGAAGAACGTCTGATCTTTTGCGCTGAAGTTGACATCCATTCTCGAGTCAAATGCATTCCGATGCTCATTCAGCTTTGGCGAATTAGTGAAATTCTGGAAAAGGCTCGAGCCCGTCGGCTGAGGATAAAGACTCAGCAGCTTAATGGCATTGGGATCCAAGCGACCCGCGGGCAGTACATTGAGGCCACAAGTAGCAAGGGTAAAGGTAGTTGTGCTCGCGGGACAGCTCCCAAACGGATCACGAACAAAGCCTGTCGCTGTAGCGACAATGCCCGAGACAGGATCCGCTACGCCTTTCGTGACCGCCCTTGTTGTTGCAGGATCCAGAATCGTACCTAGTGGAATTGATCTTCCCAGCGCATCGGTGCGAGCATTGCCGGACTGACCAGTGATCAGATCAGTAAAGTTCGTGAAGTTGCTATTCCGTTCAGCTAGTGTCGGGACTGAGCCACTCAGAATGGTGCCTTGAATTCTCCGCGTACCTTCATAGTCGGCAAAGAAGAAAACCTTATCCCGACCGTTGAATAATTTGGGAATCACAACAGGTCCGCCAACAGAGAATCCAAATTGATTCTGCCGGAGTTCGCCTTTGTGGGTGGTGCAGGCTCCGTTATTGCAAGTCCGCTCGAAATAATCAGCAGCATCAAATTTGTCGTTACGCAGGAACTCCCAGATTGTTCCATGCACGCTGTTGGTTCCTGACTTAATGGTGGCATTCAGAACCGCGGCGCCCGAGCGTCCATACTCCGCGCTGAAATCGGAAGTCTGGACTTTGAACTCTTGAATCGCGTCTGGAGGAGGCAGCACGACGTAGTTCGTTCCATTCAGGAAATCGACGGTATCAGAGTTATTGTCGATACCATCGAGCAAATAGTTGTTCTGCG contains:
- a CDS encoding galactokinase family protein, which produces MNRYAEALQQSGMSAAEAEAKCRLFDQLQRLAHELGIGTVQHAFFVPGRIEVLGKHTDYAGGRSLLCCVERGFCVVASPRRDRILRFVDATTGERSEFAFQADIELPQRGWRAYPVTVTRRIAANFPNSTTGADVLFASDLPRAAGMSSSSSLVVASFLGLAAVDLAESEPYRRNIRSKEDLATYLGCVENGSTFRELPGDRGVGTFGGSEDHTAILCCEPGKISQFAFCPTLFERSLELPKEFSFAIAVTGVVADKTGSALSKYNRLSLAVRSILEMWNHETERDDRSLAAVLATSKSAESDLRKLLSSTPISSEFPLVDRFEQFVSESTSIIPKAADALAMRDWSRFGNLVDESQRNAEQLLNNQTAETIFLARTARQQGAFAASAFGAGFGGSVWALIKQHQIEEFLREWAEAYRREFPAQQSSMFFLSRPGPSAMTLLW
- a CDS encoding DUF763 domain-containing protein, with the translated sequence MKRSGTADLPLHGGRVPSWLAERMTVLGTAICESVLYHYGTSELLTRLSDPFWFQALGCVMGMDWHSSGITTSVLGALKRGLNLRAHELGIYVCGGRGKHSRKTPAELLVIAGRSGLDGDKLVRASRLTARIDNNAIADGFQLYLHSFVLSSKGEWAVVQQGMNDATGMARRYHWHSATVRDFVSEPHTAIVGESQGTVMNLVDAHAAPAQQALLEIVRENPEKTLAETRNLTMPRHHDVRTPDVDLKRLGAVLALAYEREFHDFGELLLLEKLGPRTLQSLALVAEVVHGTPTRFADPARFSFAHGGKDGHPFPVPLKTYDQSISVLRRALDTAKVDHPEKLDGFKRLDRFVRKIERTASPRADLEAAITHEKKISPEFGGRTVFDDHEEPHRGQLELFGN
- a CDS encoding type II toxin-antitoxin system VapB family antitoxin, coding for MSLNIKNKDAHRLANQLAKLTGENMTEAVTNALRERLERIRDRRGSSLVERLLAIGKDCSKRLKEPYRSADHADLLYDEKGLPK
- a CDS encoding type II toxin-antitoxin system VapC family toxin, with protein sequence MIVDSSALIAILRDESDARVYAEAIGNANSRRISAATYVETAAVIDGSRDPIASRRLDELLRQARFVIEPVTEAQARVARAAYRDFGRSSGHRARLNFGDCFPYALAKAMDEPLLFKGKDFGYTDIKSALP
- a CDS encoding beta-galactosidase — protein: MIDNWRCCSLRAALLIAVALFAPNALISQSSAPQPPAILLGTAWYPEQWPESRWDADLELMQKAGIHMVRVGEFAWSRMEPSEGQYDLDWLDHAIAAASKHGIYTVLGTPSAAPPAWLTQKYPETLRMEEDGRRAEHGNRQQFNFANPKYRQLARSIAEQMAKRFGHNPWVIGWQIDNEYAEESYDPDTKAQFQQWLKARYGTLDNLNTRWTTAYWSQTYSSWNQIPIETRYGNPGLLLSWRRFVSDTWRSYQKNQLDVIRANSDPRQFITTNMMGWFDRYDHYVVSQDLDLASWDDYVGEGHLDPAKNGATHDLTRGFKRKNFWVMETQPGSVNWAPINNALNKGEVRAMAWHAIGHGADTVSYWQWRSALNGQEEYHGTLVGADGTPVPLYSEVQQLGQEFAKASPVLAGTTVKSDVAILHSYDSRWAINWQKHNSKYDPVAEIVSYYKPLRAISQSIDIVAPTAPLTQYKLVVAPGLNVLSDAAAKNLENYVRQGGHLVLGQRLGMKDDDNALQTERQPGPLVNLLGGRVEQYYALTDPVPVQGNLGSGESKLWAELLSAKDSGTEVLETYGKSNGWLDGQPAAITRKVGNGRITYIGAWLDDAAMQSAAKWMTDVSGVKPVLPSVPDGVDVYPRYGSRGAVLILVNFSKADQTVPLRTAMTDVLAGGAKQSVSLPVYGVAVLQASR
- a CDS encoding tetratricopeptide repeat protein, encoding MTLRFCLGLFTTWAIVACGLLAAQTNGQSRNLDRSFQSAVADYNAGHFPQAASKLEALLPQAPNSFDVHELLGLIYSAESQNAKATEHLQKAVSLNPASAAARTNLAANLVRRKKLDLAEVQFAKAVELEPNNFDANHNLGELYIQRGKLQQAAESLAKAQKIEPDSYDNGYDLARAYLLIGKTNEARETIGSLIARKNTAELHNLLAEVEEKEGKFVAAANEYETAAHMEPSESNLFDWGSELLVHRTLDPSVEVFQKATELYPKSARLAVGLGMALYARGNYEDAVKSLLRAADLNPSDPGCYLFLSRAYDSSPNQADEVIERFHRYAQLQPRNPRALYYYAMSLWKGKRAQQTDQDLSEIAKLLKSSIALDNKFAEAHLQLGNLYSDQKHYAEAIPEYMQALTQNPDLADAHYRLGQAYVRTGDKQHAQQQFDVYQKLRTQHLAEIDQQKAEIRQFVYSAKNASPPKSE